From Suricata suricatta isolate VVHF042 chromosome 1, meerkat_22Aug2017_6uvM2_HiC, whole genome shotgun sequence, a single genomic window includes:
- the STAR gene encoding steroidogenic acute regulatory protein, mitochondrial has product MLLATFKLCAGSSYRHVRNMKGLRHQAVLAISQGLNRRALGDPTSGAWINQVRRRSSLLGSRLEDALYSDQELAYIRQGEEAMQKALGILSSQEGWKKENQQANGDTVLSKVVPDTGKVFRLEVVVDQPMERLYEELVERMEAMGEWNPNIKEIKVLQKIGKDTIITHELAAESAGNLVGPRDFVSVRCTKRRGSTCVLAGMATRFGEMPEQKGVIRGEHGPTCMVLHPLAGSPSKTKLTWLLSIDLKGWLPKTIINQVLSQTQVDFANHLRKHLESSPAPDARC; this is encoded by the exons ATGCTCTTAGCCACGTTCAAGCTGTGTGCCGGGAGCTCCTACAGACACGTCCGCAACATGAAGG GGCTGAGGCATCAAGCTGTGCTGGCCATCAGCCAGGGGCTGAACCGGAGGGCACTGGGGGACCCGACCTCGGGGGCGTGGATTAACCAGGTTCGGCGTCGGAGTTCTCTGCTCG GCTCTCGGCTGGAAGACGCTCTCTACAGTGACCAGGAGCTGGCCTATATCCGGCAGGGAGAGGAGGCCATGCAGAAGGCCCTGGGCATCCTCAGCAGCCAGGAGGGCTGGAAGAAGGAGAACCAGCAG GCGAATGGGGACACTGTCCTGAGTAAAGTGGTCCCCGATACGGGCAAGGTATTCCGGTTGGAGGTGGTGGTGGACCAGCCCATGGAGAGGCTTTATGAAGAGCTGGTGGAGCGCATGGAAGCAATGGGAGAGTGGAACCCGAACATCAAGGAGATCAAG GTCCTGCAGAAGATCGGGAAGGATACAATCATCACCCATGAGTTGGCTGCAGAATCAGCAGGAAACCTCGTGGGGCCCAGGGACTTCGTGAGTGTGCGCTGCACCAAGCGCCGAGGCTCCACCTGTGTGCTGGCCGGCATGGCCACACGCTTTGGGGAGATGCCCGAGCAGAAAGGGGTCATCAG AGGTGAGCACGGTCCCACTTGCATGGTGCTCCATCCTCTGGCTGGAAGTCCCTCGAAGACCAAACTCACCTGGCTGCTCAGCATTGACCTCAAG GGATGGCTGCCAAAGACCATCATCAATCAGGTCTTATCGCAGACCCAGGTGGACTTCGCCAACCACCTGCGCAAGCACCTGGAGTCCAGCCCTGCTCCTGACGCCAGGTGTTAA